From Pseudobdellovibrio exovorus JSS, a single genomic window includes:
- a CDS encoding peroxiredoxin has protein sequence MIPDFSAKSSSGQNVRLSDLKGKKVILYFYPKDNTPGCTLEGIDFNRLLPEFQKLNTVVFGISRDSISSHCKFRDKFGFKFELLSDEDESLCRLFDVIKEKNMYGKKVMGIERSTFVIGEDQTLRAEFRKVKADGHAEEMLKFIRSLE, from the coding sequence ATGATTCCAGATTTTTCAGCGAAAAGCTCTTCAGGGCAAAATGTACGTTTGTCGGACTTAAAAGGAAAAAAAGTCATTCTGTATTTTTACCCTAAAGACAATACTCCGGGTTGTACATTAGAGGGAATAGACTTCAATCGACTTCTTCCAGAATTTCAAAAGTTGAATACAGTTGTATTTGGCATTTCACGGGATTCGATTTCGTCGCATTGTAAATTCCGTGATAAGTTTGGTTTTAAGTTCGAATTGTTAAGTGACGAAGATGAAAGTCTGTGTCGCTTGTTTGATGTGATCAAAGAAAAAAACATGTATGGCAAAAAAGTTATGGGTATTGAACGTAGCACGTTTGTGATTGGCGAAGATCAAACTTTACGTGCCGAGTTCCGTAAAGTGAAAGCCGATGGACATGCTGAAGAAATGTTGAAGTTTATTCGTTCGCTAGAGTAG